AATTTTCCCGTTTAATATATGATTATTAAATATTTCCTGTGCTGCTTCTGTGTCTACATTTCGATAAGTCACAGGTTTCTTTTCTTCTACATAGATATGTATCATAGGCTCCTGGGCACAAAAACCGAAACATCCAGAAGCTGTGACAATAATATCTGTTTTGTTACTTTTTTCAATCAAATTCAAAAATTCGTTCATGGTTTCTCTTGCACCAGCTGCAATTCCACAACTACCCATTCCTACAACAATTTTTACACGATGTTTACCTGCTCTTAGTTGTAAATCCTTTTTGAC
This window of the Atribacterota bacterium genome carries:
- a CDS encoding (2Fe-2S) ferredoxin domain-containing protein, with the translated sequence MKNLEELKIMRERVKKDLQLRAGKHRVKIVVGMGSCGIAAGARETMNEFLNLIEKSNKTDIIVTASGCFGFCAQEPMIHIYVEEKKPVTYRNVDTEAAQEIFNNHILNGKIVEKYLFSKGKE